In Nicotiana tabacum cultivar K326 chromosome 19, ASM71507v2, whole genome shotgun sequence, one DNA window encodes the following:
- the LOC107761925 gene encoding uncharacterized protein At1g28695-like isoform X3 translates to MDYTKNSISSLAVFSLLLAAFIYISTNLSPFSPKSFFSFQKINPTHYFSPEMAKNELEEALNNASMEEKTVIITIINKAYVEPYKGEYPSMFDLFLEGFWEGEMTRPLLDHLLVVAMDQTAYERCKFRRLHCYRLLTDGVDFAGEKIYMSEEFNKMMWRRTQFLMDVLKLGYNFIFTVVREGCVVQV, encoded by the exons atggACTACACCAAGAACTCCATCTCTAGTCTTGcagttttttctcttcttttagcTGCATTTATCTATATTTCTACTAATTTATCTCCCTTTTCTCCTAAATCCTTCTTCTCTTTCCAAAAAATAAACCCAACCCACTACTTTTCACCT GAAATGGCGAAAAATGAGCTTGAAGAAGCACTAAATAATGCTTCAATGGAGGAAAAAACAGTGATTATTACTATAATAAACAAAGCTTACGTGGAGCCTTACAAAGGCGAGTACCCATCGATGTTTGATCTTTTTTTAGAGGGTTTTTGGGAAGGAGAAATGACAAGGCCATTATTAGACCATTTATTAGTGGTTGCCATGGATCAGACGGCGTACGAACGCTGCAAGTTCCGGCGACTTCATTGTTACCGGTTGCTTACCGACGGCGTGGATTTCGCCGGCGAGAAGATTTACATGTCGGAGGAGTTTAATAAGATGATGTGGAGAAGGACACAGTTTTTGATGGATGTGCTTAAACTTGGTTATAATTTCATATTCACG